The segment TAGACATCAGCGCCTACATAGACCCTGCAGCCTTCAACGACGAGTTCCTGGCTGATCTCTTCCACAACAACAAGGACAGAGCCAAAGCCATGGACTACCAGCAGGTGCTGGCAGGGGGTCACCCCCAAACCTATGGCTGCATGGCCAACTACATGGACAACAAGCTGGACACTGGCCTGAGACCTCTGGTCATCAAACaagagcccagggaggaggaagaAGCCAACAGGGCGTCACTTGCTGCCCTCTACCCTCACCATGTCCCCCAGCAGCACCCATCCCACCTGCAGTACCAGGTAGCCCACTGTGCCCAGACCACCATGCACCTGCACCCAACTCCACCACCCACACCTGTGCCAAGTCCTCACCACCACCCAACCCACCCGCGCCTCCACCATCACCTGGCAACCTCTTCTGCCAAGGGCATGTCCTCCTCATCCTCATCTTCttcttcatcctcttcttcagagaccagaggaaagtc is part of the Mixophyes fleayi isolate aMixFle1 chromosome 10, aMixFle1.hap1, whole genome shotgun sequence genome and harbors:
- the CEBPA gene encoding CCAAT/enhancer-binding protein alpha is translated as MELANFYEVESRPPMSAQPPAQHGAYGYREPPAAGELNELCENENSIDISAYIDPAAFNDEFLADLFHNNKDRAKAMDYQQVLAGGHPQTYGCMANYMDNKLDTGLRPLVIKQEPREEEEANRASLAALYPHHVPQQHPSHLQYQVAHCAQTTMHLHPTPPPTPVPSPHHHPTHPRLHHHLATSSAKGMSSSSSSSSSSSSSETRGKSKKWVDKNSNEYRVRRERNNIAVRKSRDKAKMRNAETQQKVMELSSENERLRKRVEQLSRELETLRGIFRQLPESSLVKVMGNCA